In Herpetosiphon gulosus, the genomic window GGCGGTTACCCCAGTTGCAGCGGCAGGCTTAGAGGCCGTGGTGCAGCAACAGTTGACCTTGATGCAACAGCAGTTAGCCTTGTTGGCAGGCCAGTCGGTGTCAACAACTCCGATTCAAGCGGCTAGTCAACCAGCTAGCCCAGCAATTGCCGCTCCTGCTGACAACCCAGCACTCAAGCCAGCACCAACCCCCGTCGCGGCTGCGTCCAAAGCCTATGTGCCCTACCAGCCAGTACGGCCAGGCTCGATTACCGCTAACGATCTGAGCAGCCAACAACAAGCCCATTTGCAGCAATTGATCAAGGATTACACCACTCGTACCGCGACTTCTAAGCAGCTAACCCAAACCTATCGCGCCCAACTGGCCGACAATCGTGAATCGGCGGGTTTTCGCTTCTCGATCAAAGAGATGTTGTATACCCTGATTTGCGAGCGCTCGGAAGGGAGCAAAATTTGGGATGTTGACCACAATCAATATCTCGATTTGACCATGGGCTTTGGGGTGAATTTATTTGGGCATCGACCTGAAATTACCACTCAAGCCTTGGCGAGCCAACTTGCCCAAGGCTATCAACTTGGCCCGCAAACTCGCTTAGCTGGCGAAGTTGCCCAATTAATTTGCCGAATTACGGGGATGGATCGGGTGGCGTTTTGCAATTCAGGCACTGAAGCAGTGCTTACGGCAATTCGTGCAGCCCGCACCACCACAGGCCGTAAAAAGATTGCGCTGTTTGCGGGCTCATATCATGGTTTTTACGATGCAACCTTGGCCACGGCTCAAGCTGGATCTGCGACAACCTCGGTTCCACTGGCTCCTGGTATTCCGCAAGGTATGGTCGATGATATTGTGGTGTTGGATTATGCCACACCTGAGAGTTTGGTCACACTTGAGCAATTGATGCCCGAATTGGCGGCAGTGCTGGTCGAGCCAGTCCAAAGCCGTCGGCCTGATTTGCAACCCAAAGCGTTTTTGCAAGCTATACGCGAATTAACCAACGCTCATGGCAGCCTGTTGATTTTCGATGAGATGATTACCGGCTTTCGAATTGCGGCGGGCGGGGCGCAGGCTTGGTTTGGCATCGAAGCTGATCTCGCGACCTATGGCAAGATTGTTGGTGGTGGCATGCCGATTGGCGTGGTGGCTGGGCGTGGCTCGACCCTCGATGCGCTTGATGGCGGCTTTTGGCAATATGGCGACGATTCTTTTCCTCAAGCCGAAACTACCTTTGTCGCTGGCACCTTCTGCAAACATCCTTTGGCCTTGGCAAGTGCTAAGGCAGTGCTGACGGCGATTGAACAGACTGGACAAGGGCTATATGACCAGCTCAATCAACAAACGACCAGCTTTGCGGCTGAAATGAATGCCTATTTTGCTCAAGCCGAAGCGCCAATTAGCGTGGTGAATTTTGGCTCGCTCTTCCGCTTCAGCTTCAAGCAAAACCTCGATTTATTCTTTTACCATTTGTTGTTGCAAGGGATTTATATTTGGGAAGGCCGTAATTGTTTCTTCTCAACTGCGCATAGCGCCGCCGACGTGGAATGGCTCAAACGCGCGATTCGCAATGCGGTCGAAGCGCTGCAAAACGGCGGATTTTTGCCCAAACCACAACGCCAATTGAACCAACCTCATCGTTTTGCCTTGAGCGAAGATCAATATCATCTGTGGGTTTTGGGCCAACTTGGTCAGCACGAGGCGATTGCCTACAATCTGCCAACGGGCTTGGAAATTCGTGGCCAGCTTGATTTGGCTCGTTTGGAGCAAGCCTTCAATCTGGTTGTGCAGCGCCATGAGGGTTTGCGCACGCTGATTGCGGTTGATGGCAAGCAGCAAATTGTCCAGCCACAACAACCAATTAAGCTCAAACTGATTGATCTTTCAACCACAGCCAATCAGCAGCAAGCACTCGATCAATGGTTTACTCAACATAATCAACAGGTGTTTGATTTGAGCCAAGCCAACCCGTTGCGCTGCAAGGTTGCTCAACTTACCTCAGATCGCTATGTGCTGAGTATTGTGGCCCATCACTTATTGGTTGATGGTTGGTCGGTTGGGGTAATTTTGCAAGAAGTTGCTCAAATCTACCAAGCCTTGAGTGATGCTCAAACGCCGCAATTGGCCCAGCCTTTGCAGTTTCGTGATTATCTGTCTTGGAAAGCTGGCCGCGATCTGACTGGCCAAGCCAATTTCTGGCAAGCGCTATTTGCTGAGTTGCCAGCCCCATTGGCCTTGCCAACCGATTATCCGCGCCCAGCGCTCAAAAGCTATGTTGGCCAACGAGTAATGCAGGTGTTTGATCCAGCCAGCTATCAAGCCTTGAAACAACTAAGTCGTCAATCGGGTGCGACCTTGTTTATGGTGCTGTTGGCGGGCTATCAGTTGTTGTTGCATCGCCTGACTGGCCAAGCCGATTTGGTGGTGGGCATTCCGGCGGCGGCCCGTTCGTTTGAGGGCAGCGAAACAATTGTCGGCTATTGTGGCAATTTGCTGCCCTTGCGCAGCCGCTTACAAGCTGAGCAGAGCTTTAGCGACTATCTGCATCAAACCCGTCAGCATTTGTTTGATGCCTACGAAAACGAAGATTATTCCTTGGCCCAACTGTTGGCAGTGTTGAACCCTGTGCGTGATGCTAGTCGCTCGGCGATTGTTGAAACCTTGTTCAACTTCGAGCCGCCAACGCCAGCTCCCAACTTTGGTGGGCTTGAAACTAGCTTTGTACCCCAATCGATTAGTGCGACTGCGCTTGATCTAAGCGTCAATGTGTTGGAACTGAATCAACAATTGGTGGTGTACTGCGATTACAACAGCGATTTGTTTGAGCAGGCCACGATTGAGCGTTGGCTGGGCCATTATCAAACACTCTTGTTGAGTGCCGCTCAGCAACCAACCAGCCCTGCCGAACGCTTAGACTTGTTGAACTCCGATGAAGTGAACTTACTGCTTGAAACCTGGAATGCCACAACCAAGCATGTGCCATTCGATCAGGTTTATAGCCAATTATTTGCTGATCAAGTGCAGCGCACCCCCACTGCGATTGCGGTTAGCGATCAGCACACTAGTTACAGTTATCAAGCGTTGGAGCAACGTGCTAATCGCTTGGCCAACTATTTGCAGAGCTTGGCAATCGGTACGAATCAGGTTGTGGCAATTCTAGCTGATCGCTCCTGCGATTTTGTTAGCGCGGTTTTGGGCGTGTTCAAGGCTGGCGCGGCCTATTTACCGCTCGATTTAGAGCATCCGCCACGGCGTTTGGCTCAAGTTTTGCAACAAAGCCAAAGTCGTTTAGTACTTGTTGGCGAGGCTTGGCAGGCTACCTTGGCCGCAGCGCTGAGCATTTTGCCCAGCGATCAACGCCCGATGTTGGTGCTGCTTGAACAAGCCTTCAATCCTGAATTATCCAGTGAAGCACCAGCGATTCAAGCCCAAGCCAGCAATTTGGCCTATGTAATTTATACCTCTGGCTCAACTGGCTTGCCCAAAGGAGCCATGATCGAACAACGCGGCATGGTCAATCACCTGTATGCTAAGATTGTCGATTTACACCTGACGGCGGCTGATCGGGTGGCGCAAAATGCCCGTCAAAGCTTTGATATTTCGGTTTGGCAGATGCTGGTAGCCTTGTTGGTTGGCGCAGAAACCCAAATCTACCCCGATAGCATTGCGCGTGATCCGGAAGTGTTGCTGAGCTATGCTGAGCAACAAAAAACTACGATTTTGGAAATTGTGCCCTCACTGCTGGGTGCATGGCTGACAATTTTCCCCAATCGAGCCAATGATTTACCCAGTTTTGATCAATTACGCTGGCTCTTGTTGACTGGCGAGGCCTTGCCGCCGCCAGCCTGCCGCGATTGGTTCAAGTGGTATTCCACCATTCCCTTGATGAATGCCTATGGCCCAACCGAATGCTCCGATGATGTGACCCATCATGTGATTCGCGCGGCTCCGGCGGCGCATGTGGTGCATATGCCGATTGGCCGTCCGGTGATCAACACCCGCTTGTATATTCTCGATGGATTGTTGCAACCAGTGCCGATTGGGGTGATTGGCGAACTCTATGTTGGTGGCGTGGGCGTTGGTCGCGGCTACTTGAATGATCCTGAACGAACTCAAGCGGTCTTTTTGGCTGATCCATTTGTTGCTGCTGGGCGTTGTTATCGCACTGGCGACGTGGCCCGCTATCGCAGAGATGGCACAATTGAATACTTGGGGCGGATTGATCATCAAGTTAAAGTTCGCGGCTTTCGGATTGAGTTGGGCGAAATTGAAGCGGCTTTGGCGCAACATCAGGCAGTGCATCAAAGCATTGTCACGGCCACCCCGAATGCTCAAGGTCAATTGCGCCTCATTGCCTATGTGGTTTCTAAAGCCACTGATCAACCAGCGGAACAGGCTACCAGTGCTCGTTTGGAGCAATGGGATAGCGTTTGGGCTGATACCTATGATCAACTGAGTGCTGGCGAACATGGCACGATCAACACAATTGGCTGGAACGATAGCTATACCCGTCAACCCTTCTCGGCAGAGGCCATGCACGAATGGAGTTGGGTCACAGTCCGTAATATTTTGGCCCAACAACCAAGCCGAATTTTGGAACTTGGTTGTGGAACGGGTATGTTGCTGTTGCCGCTGGCTCCTTATTGTTTGAGCTATCGCGGCCACGATATTGCCGCCGAAGTGTTGGCTTACGTCCAACAACGGCTTGATCAACAAATTCATGATTGGCCGCATGTCAGTTTGGCTCAGGTTCCCGCTCACGACTTTAGCAGCATCGCCCCACATAGTGTCGATACAATTGTGATCAACTCGGTGGCTCAATATTTCCCTAGCATCGAGTATTTGGTGCAGGTGTTGGCGGCTGGGCTTGATGCGCTGGTGGCGGGCGGGCGAATTTATCTTGGCGATATTCGCAACTTGAGCCTCAACCCATTGCTCCATGCCTCGATTCAGTTGTTTCAAGCGCCAAATGAGTTGGCGGTGGAACAAATTGCTCAATTGGCGCAACAGCAGCATTTGCGTGATCAAGAGTTGGTGATCGATCCAAGCTTTTTCTATGCGCTACAACAGCAATATCCGCAAATCAGCCATGTCGAGCTTGTGCTGAAACGCGGGCGAATTCACAACGAACTAACTCGTTTTCGCTATGATGTGGTGCTGCATGTGCAACGCCCAAGCCTCGATGTGCAGCCGCATTGGTTTGATTGGCAAGCTGATGGTTTGAGTTTGAGCCTCGTGCGTCAGGTGCTTGAGCAAAGCCAGCCCGAAGCACTGGGAATCGCCAATGTACCCAATAGTCGGCTGAGCGAGGCTTGCGGTTTGTGGCAAGCTCTGCATGCATCGGAGCAACCAGCGACTGCTGGCGAGTTGAAACAAGCCATGCAACCATTGGTATTACAAGGCATCGACCCCGAAGATTGGTATAGCTTGCATCTGAATGGGCGCTACCGAATTAGCGTAACCTTGGCCCAAAGCGGCGAAATTGGTTGCTACGATGTGCTGTTTTATGCCAATGCCAAGCTGGCGGATGCTGGTTTGCCACGCCAAATTCAAGCCCTTGCCAGCCCACGCAAAGCTTGGTCGGCCTATGCTAACAACCCACTTCAAGAGAGCCAATCGCTGACTCAGCAATTTCGCCAACATTTGCGCCAAGCGCTGCCCGACTATATGCAGCCCGAAGCTTTCGTGTTGCTGGAGCAATTGCCGCTTACCCCCAATGGCAAGGTTGATCGTCGCGCCTTGGCGGCCTTAGAAGCGCCAATCCAAACCACGGTCTATCTGGCTCCGCGCAACCCGCTAGAGCAGCAACTTGCCAGCCTATTTGAGCAGGTGCTCAATCTGAGCCAAGTCAGCATCGATCAAAGTTTTTTTGAATTGGGTGGTCATTCGTTGACTGGAACCCAGCTGATTGGCTTGATTCGCAGCGAGTGCCAGGCCGATTTGCCATTGCGCAGCTTGTTTGAAGCACCAACCATCGCCGAACTGGCTTTGCAAGTTGCCGCTGCTCAAACTGAACCTAGCGAAATCGCTAAACCAACCGCGCTCAAGCGTCAGCGTCAACGAGTCAATCTGAATGCAACCGGCTTTGGCCAAATTGCTGAAACCAACGATGGAGGTGCGGCATGACCATGAATGAGCGTGAGGTATTTGCCTTCCCAATGTCGTTTGCTCAGCAGCGACTCTGGTTTTTGGAGCAACTTCAGCCCAATAGTGCCTTGTATCATATCGCCAGTTTGCTCGAAATTCAGGGGCCACTTGATCAGACAGCGTTGCAGCAGAGCATTAACCACATTATTGTGCGCCACGAGAGTTTGCGCACCACCTTCGGCATGGTTGATCAAACGCCGATGCAATTGATTAGCAGTGAGTTGTTGCTTACACCCATTGTCCACGATTTGCAAGCACTTGATCTTGAGCAACGCTGGTTTGTGGCGCTCGAACAAGCCAAGGCTAGTTGTTTAGTGCCATTTGATTTGAGCCAAGGCCCATTAGTGCGGCTTGAGTTGTTTCAACTTGCGCCTGAGCATTGTTTGATGGCCGTCGTACTGCATCACATTATTTCCGATGGCTGGTCGATGGAGCTATTTATCCAAGAGTTAGTGATCAGCTATGAATCCTATCGCGCTGGCTTTCATCCACAACTTGTGCCCTTGGCCTTGCAATATGCCGATTATAGCGAGTGGCAGCGCGAATGGTTGGCTAGCCCACGCCAGCAGCAACAATTGGATTTTTGGCAACAACAATTGGCCGATGCTCCCAAACGTTTGGAGTTGGCGACTGATCATCCTCGGCCTGCTCAGCAGAGTTTTGCTGGTAACACGCTGAGTTTTGGCATCCCAAGCCAACAAACTAGCCAACTGCGCAATTTGGCGCAGCAAACCCAAACTACGCCGTTTATGCTGGCCTTGGCTGTGTTTGCCAGTTTGTTAAGCCGTTATAGCCGCCAAGATCAGGTATTGATCGGCTCGCCAATTGCTAATCGCACGACTGCCGAAGCCCAACCACTGATTGGCTTTTTCGTCAATACCGTGGTTTTTAAAGTCCAACTTAGTCCTAGCCTCGATTTGCTGAGTTTGGTTGAGCAGGTTCGTGAGCAAAGTTTGGCGGTCTATGCCAACCAAGATGTGCCGTTTGAGCAGGTGGTGCAGCATTTGCAGCTTGAGCGCAATCTGAGCCATTCGCCGATTTTTCAGGTGATGCTGGCCTACCAAAATGTGCCAAGCCAGCAACTCAACATCGCCAACCTGACGATTAAACAACTACCACTCGATCTAGGCTATGCTAAGTTTGACCTGACTTTGTTTCTCGAAGAAACGCCCGCTGGTTTGGTCGGGCGCTTGGAATATAACCGTGATTTGTTTGAGCTAGCGACGATTGAGCGCTTGCGCAACCATTTCTTGCGCTTATTAGAACAAACCTTGACCCAACCAAAGCAACCGCTGGCCTACCTCAGTATCCTGAGCGATGCTGAATGTCAGCAGCTTTTAGTCGATTGGAACCAAACTCAGCAACCTTTCCCCGACCAGCTCGGCTTGCAGCATTTGGTCGAGCAGCAAGTTCAACGCACTCCTAATGCCCCGGCGATTCGTTGGAATAACCAAATAGTCTGCTATACAGAACTTGATCAACGAGCTAACCAACTGGCCCATTTGTTGCTACAACGGGGGGTTACTCAAGGCGCAATGGTTGGGGTCTATGCGACGCGTTGCCCAGAGATGGTGATGAGCTTGCTAGCAATTTTGAAGGCTGGGGCCGCTTATCTACCGCTTGATCCGGCTTATCCCGCCGAGCGCTTGCAATATTTGGTGGCCGATTCAGCCGCTAGTTTGATTGTGCAAGCCAGCCATCAAGCGCTGCCAACGCTGGTTAGCAACGCCAGCATTCTCGATGTGGTGGCTGAGGCTGAAACGCTGGCTAGCTTGCCGAACACCGCGCCAGTAGTTGATTTCGACCCGCAGCAATTGGCCTATGTGATTTATACCTCTGGCTCGACCGGCAAGCCCAAGGGTGTGCTGATTCAGCATCAAGGGGTGGTCAATTATCTACACTGGGCAATTAATTATTATCCTTTTGAGCAGGGCAATGGTGCGCCGCTGGCCTCGTCGCTGGCCTTCGATGCGACGATTACGGCTTTGTGGGGACCACTCTGTACTGGCAAAACCGTTGATTTGCTGCCTGAGCAGGATGAACTAGAAGGGTTAGCCCAACGCCTAAGCAGCGAAAACTATAGTCTGCTCAAAATTACTCCAGCCCATATGGAAGCCCTGAGTCAATTGATTGCACCTGAACAGATTGGGCCAAGCCACGCCTTTGTGATTGGCGGCGAGGCCTTGTTGCAGCAACATGTGGCCTTTTGGCAAACTAATGCTCCCAAACTGCGTTTGATCAACGAGTATGGCCCAACCGAGACCGTGGTTGGCTGTGTGATTTATCAGGCTGAAGCTGGCCAAAGCGAATGGGCGGCTGTGCCGATTGGTCGCCCAATTGCCAATACCCAGTTATATGTGCTTGATCCAGCGGGCTTGCCTGTGCCAATTGGCGTACCTGG contains:
- a CDS encoding amino acid adenylation domain-containing protein, which codes for MTMNEREVFAFPMSFAQQRLWFLEQLQPNSALYHIASLLEIQGPLDQTALQQSINHIIVRHESLRTTFGMVDQTPMQLISSELLLTPIVHDLQALDLEQRWFVALEQAKASCLVPFDLSQGPLVRLELFQLAPEHCLMAVVLHHIISDGWSMELFIQELVISYESYRAGFHPQLVPLALQYADYSEWQREWLASPRQQQQLDFWQQQLADAPKRLELATDHPRPAQQSFAGNTLSFGIPSQQTSQLRNLAQQTQTTPFMLALAVFASLLSRYSRQDQVLIGSPIANRTTAEAQPLIGFFVNTVVFKVQLSPSLDLLSLVEQVREQSLAVYANQDVPFEQVVQHLQLERNLSHSPIFQVMLAYQNVPSQQLNIANLTIKQLPLDLGYAKFDLTLFLEETPAGLVGRLEYNRDLFELATIERLRNHFLRLLEQTLTQPKQPLAYLSILSDAECQQLLVDWNQTQQPFPDQLGLQHLVEQQVQRTPNAPAIRWNNQIVCYTELDQRANQLAHLLLQRGVTQGAMVGVYATRCPEMVMSLLAILKAGAAYLPLDPAYPAERLQYLVADSAASLIVQASHQALPTLVSNASILDVVAEAETLASLPNTAPVVDFDPQQLAYVIYTSGSTGKPKGVLIQHQGVVNYLHWAINYYPFEQGNGAPLASSLAFDATITALWGPLCTGKTVDLLPEQDELEGLAQRLSSENYSLLKITPAHMEALSQLIAPEQIGPSHAFVIGGEALLQQHVAFWQTNAPKLRLINEYGPTETVVGCVIYQAEAGQSEWAAVPIGRPIANTQLYVLDPAGLPVPIGVPGELYIAGLGVGRGYHERPELTAERFLQLEQLAAVRTELARCQQPQPAFERLYRSGDLVRYLPDGNLEYLGRIDQQVKFHGFRIELGEIEATLASHATVHAAVAMIREDRPGHKRLVAYVVAEHGAIRDTQVLLSHVAQQLPHYMLPSAVIWLDNLPLTPNGKIDRQALPAPEINQTPLDVAQTTPLDQHEAQLMAIWQRVLGLKAVDRHANFFSLGGDSILVMQVVGIARQHGLILTPRLLFQNQTIASLAQAIRQQTQAKPALDPLSLQGAVPLSPMQHWLFERQLANPAHANQSIVVKLQTGFATEQIQAALDQLGRLHPSLRLVFTQTEAWQQGYAAAGSVPLRELQQPSLNEQQVCDAEIQASFNLATAPLLRAGLWRGTSEDQLLLVAHHSIIDGVSWRIVLEDLALLLNQQAVPAATTPFSSWVEYLVAQAQTPQLIGQLAYWRSTIEVIAPIAQLGTAGVVAEAQRFQTKLNSELTEQLLHHAPERTRASVPELLIASLTMAFQRWSNIQQLVLDVENHGRESLDPEHDFSRSLGWFTSLYPVRLAFPRVDQPNEWIKQIKETLRTVPQAGAGYGMLRYLHADPAIRASLVPTHAPAIAFNYLGQLDNQQTLAPLQGLNLEFSNQTLAPNNQRSHALEINCYIAGGGLVIDWEFNQAVRAAVEQLAEHYQQALALLLQLPTANASLAPSDFPAARVKANDLDRLLARLKAKGQ
- a CDS encoding amino acid adenylation domain-containing protein; the encoded protein is MSSTYSAAEIAAWLQTQIAERLKRSPELVAPTAPFADLGLSSREAVGLSGDLQAWLGRTVAPTVLWEYSTIQALSNFLAQDQAQLLPLPVLKPNQPSASPTPAIAIVAMSCRLPGANSPEALWQLLLEGRSAIGLVPADRWDQQALYSPEARTPGKINTRWGGFLEQVDQFDPQVFGISGREASRIDPQQRLALEVAWETFERAGIAPDQLVGSATGVFLGISSNDYARLQFAQLDLLDAYAGTGNAHSIAANRLSYVFGLQGPSMALDTACSSSLVAVHLASQSLLAGECEQALAGGVNLILNPELSVTFAQAQMLSGTGQCHTFDAAADGYVRSEGCGMVLLKRLDAAEAAGDPILAVIHGSAVNQDGRSNGLTAPNGQAQQAVIRQALAKAQIQPDQLSYIEAHGTGTPLGDPIEVAALQAVLGERQQPCVLGSIKSNLGHLEAAAGIAGLIKLVLAFQQQIIPAQANFQQLNPQIELGSALAIATSPQPWYSFGSYAGISSFGFGGTNAHVILGAAPFQPKSLPQPSPAPIQLLCLQANSEAALRQLSERYQAYLAQTDASLADICWSAYHQRASMRHRLIVFATDKIQMLERLQQAEHPQATGSVYAQHHQPAPRIAFVCSGQGSQYVGMAQTLYQTQPLVRQILDQANTILNDYLAIPLLDVLYQPEHNALLRDTRYTQPAIFVVSYALGQLWRSWGIEPVALLGHSIGEYSAAVLAGVWSFEQGLRLVAQRAQLMHSLPEHGAMLAIRAPLETIKPLLAPHQLDLAAINGPNAVVVAGSEAAISQFATQLNQLNITNKQLDVSHGFHSRLMQPMLADFQQVLSAHPANTPHIRLIANLDGSWHEQAPSAEYWAEHTRQPVQFYRGLQSLVASGVSHILEIGGHSTLIDLGRQAGLPDLTWLASLRRQQADWESLYYAGATLLAHGCELNWAALNLDYQPQSVLLPTYAFDRQRYWFTEGTGMNQASAQPTPASASSRHSTILAELRSLTANLLHVNPEQINVHSSFVEMGADSLVMIDAGRAIESRYDVHITMRQLFEDLASLDALARFLDAHGTFEAELAPSQPSMVQVVAQPQIAVPLAVTPVAAAGLEAVVQQQLTLMQQQLALLAGQSVSTTPIQAASQPASPAIAAPADNPALKPAPTPVAAASKAYVPYQPVRPGSITANDLSSQQQAHLQQLIKDYTTRTATSKQLTQTYRAQLADNRESAGFRFSIKEMLYTLICERSEGSKIWDVDHNQYLDLTMGFGVNLFGHRPEITTQALASQLAQGYQLGPQTRLAGEVAQLICRITGMDRVAFCNSGTEAVLTAIRAARTTTGRKKIALFAGSYHGFYDATLATAQAGSATTSVPLAPGIPQGMVDDIVVLDYATPESLVTLEQLMPELAAVLVEPVQSRRPDLQPKAFLQAIRELTNAHGSLLIFDEMITGFRIAAGGAQAWFGIEADLATYGKIVGGGMPIGVVAGRGSTLDALDGGFWQYGDDSFPQAETTFVAGTFCKHPLALASAKAVLTAIEQTGQGLYDQLNQQTTSFAAEMNAYFAQAEAPISVVNFGSLFRFSFKQNLDLFFYHLLLQGIYIWEGRNCFFSTAHSAADVEWLKRAIRNAVEALQNGGFLPKPQRQLNQPHRFALSEDQYHLWVLGQLGQHEAIAYNLPTGLEIRGQLDLARLEQAFNLVVQRHEGLRTLIAVDGKQQIVQPQQPIKLKLIDLSTTANQQQALDQWFTQHNQQVFDLSQANPLRCKVAQLTSDRYVLSIVAHHLLVDGWSVGVILQEVAQIYQALSDAQTPQLAQPLQFRDYLSWKAGRDLTGQANFWQALFAELPAPLALPTDYPRPALKSYVGQRVMQVFDPASYQALKQLSRQSGATLFMVLLAGYQLLLHRLTGQADLVVGIPAAARSFEGSETIVGYCGNLLPLRSRLQAEQSFSDYLHQTRQHLFDAYENEDYSLAQLLAVLNPVRDASRSAIVETLFNFEPPTPAPNFGGLETSFVPQSISATALDLSVNVLELNQQLVVYCDYNSDLFEQATIERWLGHYQTLLLSAAQQPTSPAERLDLLNSDEVNLLLETWNATTKHVPFDQVYSQLFADQVQRTPTAIAVSDQHTSYSYQALEQRANRLANYLQSLAIGTNQVVAILADRSCDFVSAVLGVFKAGAAYLPLDLEHPPRRLAQVLQQSQSRLVLVGEAWQATLAAALSILPSDQRPMLVLLEQAFNPELSSEAPAIQAQASNLAYVIYTSGSTGLPKGAMIEQRGMVNHLYAKIVDLHLTAADRVAQNARQSFDISVWQMLVALLVGAETQIYPDSIARDPEVLLSYAEQQKTTILEIVPSLLGAWLTIFPNRANDLPSFDQLRWLLLTGEALPPPACRDWFKWYSTIPLMNAYGPTECSDDVTHHVIRAAPAAHVVHMPIGRPVINTRLYILDGLLQPVPIGVIGELYVGGVGVGRGYLNDPERTQAVFLADPFVAAGRCYRTGDVARYRRDGTIEYLGRIDHQVKVRGFRIELGEIEAALAQHQAVHQSIVTATPNAQGQLRLIAYVVSKATDQPAEQATSARLEQWDSVWADTYDQLSAGEHGTINTIGWNDSYTRQPFSAEAMHEWSWVTVRNILAQQPSRILELGCGTGMLLLPLAPYCLSYRGHDIAAEVLAYVQQRLDQQIHDWPHVSLAQVPAHDFSSIAPHSVDTIVINSVAQYFPSIEYLVQVLAAGLDALVAGGRIYLGDIRNLSLNPLLHASIQLFQAPNELAVEQIAQLAQQQHLRDQELVIDPSFFYALQQQYPQISHVELVLKRGRIHNELTRFRYDVVLHVQRPSLDVQPHWFDWQADGLSLSLVRQVLEQSQPEALGIANVPNSRLSEACGLWQALHASEQPATAGELKQAMQPLVLQGIDPEDWYSLHLNGRYRISVTLAQSGEIGCYDVLFYANAKLADAGLPRQIQALASPRKAWSAYANNPLQESQSLTQQFRQHLRQALPDYMQPEAFVLLEQLPLTPNGKVDRRALAALEAPIQTTVYLAPRNPLEQQLASLFEQVLNLSQVSIDQSFFELGGHSLTGTQLIGLIRSECQADLPLRSLFEAPTIAELALQVAAAQTEPSEIAKPTALKRQRQRVNLNATGFGQIAETNDGGAA